A section of the Pseudomonas lini genome encodes:
- a CDS encoding SulP family inorganic anion transporter — protein MRAAQLKAVLPRELLASVVVFLVALPLCMGIAIASGLPPAKGLITGIIGGLVVGWLAGSPLQVSGPAAGLAVLVFELVRQHGIAMLGPILLLAGFLQLVAGRLKLGCWFRVTAPAVVYGMLAGIGVLIVLSQVHVMLDAVPKPSGLDNLAAFPAAVIQALPSFGWQAGLLGLSTIAVMWLWEKFRPHSLRFVPGALLGVGLATVASLMLALQVKRVEVPANLAEAIDWLRPADLLNLADPTLLIAAFAVAFIASAETLLSAAAVDRMHNGQRSDFDRELSAQGVGNMLCGLLGALPMTGVIVRSSANVQAGATTRLSTVFHGLWLLAFVLLLSSVLQSIPVASLAGVLVYTGFKLVDLKAFRGLGRYGRMPMFTYAATALAIIFTDLLTGVLIGFGLTLAKLAWKASRLKISLIDLPADGKMELRLVGAATFLKVPALTQVLGSIPAGATVHVPLNNLSYIDHSCLELLEEWGRANAAKGSKLLIEARGLKRRLEGRLRTTTGVGSAG, from the coding sequence ATGCGTGCTGCTCAACTAAAAGCTGTTCTGCCACGGGAGCTACTGGCTTCGGTGGTTGTGTTTCTGGTCGCCCTGCCCTTGTGCATGGGTATCGCCATCGCCTCGGGGCTGCCGCCGGCCAAAGGTCTGATCACCGGCATCATCGGTGGCCTGGTGGTCGGCTGGCTTGCCGGATCGCCGCTGCAAGTCAGCGGCCCGGCGGCGGGTCTGGCGGTATTGGTGTTCGAACTGGTGCGCCAGCATGGTATTGCCATGCTCGGGCCGATCCTGCTGCTGGCGGGTTTTCTGCAATTGGTGGCCGGGCGCCTGAAACTGGGTTGCTGGTTTCGGGTCACGGCGCCGGCGGTGGTGTACGGCATGCTCGCCGGGATTGGGGTGCTGATCGTGCTGTCACAAGTGCATGTGATGCTCGATGCTGTGCCCAAGCCTTCGGGGCTGGATAATCTGGCGGCCTTCCCCGCTGCAGTGATTCAGGCTTTGCCGTCGTTTGGCTGGCAAGCGGGTTTGCTCGGGCTGTCGACCATTGCCGTGATGTGGCTGTGGGAAAAATTCCGTCCGCATTCCCTGCGTTTCGTTCCTGGAGCATTACTGGGGGTTGGTCTGGCAACGGTCGCCAGCCTGATGCTCGCATTGCAAGTCAAGCGTGTGGAAGTCCCGGCCAACCTGGCAGAAGCCATCGATTGGCTGCGCCCGGCGGACTTGCTCAATCTCGCCGACCCGACTCTGCTGATCGCCGCCTTCGCCGTGGCCTTTATCGCCAGTGCCGAAACCTTGCTCTCGGCCGCCGCCGTGGACCGAATGCACAACGGCCAGCGCTCGGACTTCGATCGTGAACTGTCGGCGCAAGGTGTGGGCAACATGCTGTGCGGACTGCTCGGCGCGCTGCCGATGACCGGGGTAATCGTGCGCAGCTCGGCCAACGTTCAGGCCGGCGCTACTACTCGACTATCGACCGTGTTTCATGGTCTGTGGTTGCTGGCTTTCGTGCTGCTGCTGTCGAGCGTGTTGCAAAGCATTCCGGTGGCGAGTCTGGCGGGGGTTCTGGTTTATACCGGTTTCAAACTGGTGGACCTCAAGGCCTTTCGCGGTCTGGGCCGTTATGGCCGGATGCCGATGTTCACGTATGCGGCGACCGCACTGGCAATCATCTTCACCGACCTGTTGACCGGCGTATTGATCGGCTTCGGCCTGACACTGGCCAAACTGGCCTGGAAGGCTTCGCGTCTGAAAATCAGCCTGATCGATCTGCCGGCGGACGGCAAGATGGAGCTGCGACTGGTGGGGGCGGCGACCTTCCTCAAGGTACCGGCGTTGACCCAAGTGCTGGGGAGCATTCCGGCAGGCGCAACGGTGCATGTGCCGCTCAATAACCTGAGTTACATCGATCACTCGTGCCTGGAGTTGCTGGAGGAGTGGGGCCGGGCCAATGCGGCCAAGGGTTCGAAGCTGTTAATTGAAGCACGAGGGTTGAAGCGCAGGCTTGAAGGACGGTTGCGAACTACAACCGGAGTAGGTTCAGCCGGTTAA
- a CDS encoding dual specificity protein phosphatase family protein, with product MPLLRLLPAMLFLSLAALFNLTLAHADDSALPRPSEWAQPVEAKYNLFKMSPTLYRSALPDRTALPLLEKLKVGTVINFLPESDSTWLSTPGITRLQLPYRTNHVDDSDVLKALRTIQTAEAKGPVLMHCKHGSDRTGLMAAMYRVVVQGWSKEDALSEMTQGGFGDSTHFKDGVRYMMQADVDKLRTALANGDCSTSPFASCSMKNWFKSAHVE from the coding sequence ATGCCCCTACTGCGCCTTTTACCCGCGATGCTCTTTTTGTCGCTGGCCGCACTTTTCAACCTGACGCTGGCCCATGCGGACGACTCGGCTTTACCTCGTCCCTCGGAGTGGGCTCAACCGGTAGAAGCCAAATACAACCTTTTTAAAATGTCCCCGACGCTGTACCGCAGTGCATTGCCCGACCGCACAGCGCTACCGTTGCTGGAGAAACTCAAGGTCGGCACTGTCATCAATTTCCTGCCCGAATCGGACTCAACCTGGTTGTCCACACCCGGAATCACCCGGCTACAGCTGCCCTACCGCACCAATCACGTGGATGACAGCGATGTACTCAAGGCCCTTCGCACAATTCAGACCGCCGAGGCCAAAGGCCCTGTGCTTATGCATTGCAAGCACGGCTCTGACCGCACCGGCCTTATGGCCGCAATGTATCGGGTGGTCGTGCAGGGCTGGAGCAAGGAAGATGCCTTGAGTGAAATGACCCAAGGCGGCTTTGGTGACAGCACCCATTTCAAGGATGGTGTGCGTTACATGATGCAGGCCGATGTCGACAAACTTCGTACGGCGCTGGCCAATGGTGATTGCAGCACCAGCCCATTTGCCAGTTGCTCGATGAAGAACTGGTTCAAATCGGCCCATGTCGAGTAA
- a CDS encoding carbonic anhydrase produces the protein MSDKDKQPLAASASAQPEAETADAALQHIVDGFLHFHHEIFPQQEELFKKLATAQRPRAMFIACADSRIVPELITQSAPGDLFVTRNVGNVVPPYGQMNGGVSTAIEYAVLALGVQHIIICGHSDCGAMRAVLNPQSLEKMPTVKAWLRHAEVAKTMVQDNCHCTDENESMHILTEENVIAQLQHLRTHPSVASRMANGQLFIHGWVYNIETSEIKAYDADQGCFLPLDGSHPIPVATPKARF, from the coding sequence ATGAGTGACAAGGATAAACAGCCGTTGGCTGCGTCGGCTTCAGCCCAACCCGAGGCGGAAACCGCCGATGCAGCGCTGCAGCATATCGTTGACGGCTTTTTGCATTTTCATCACGAGATCTTTCCACAGCAGGAAGAACTCTTCAAAAAACTCGCCACGGCCCAGCGGCCTCGAGCGATGTTCATCGCGTGTGCCGATTCACGCATCGTTCCCGAACTGATTACCCAAAGCGCCCCCGGCGACTTGTTCGTGACCCGCAACGTCGGCAACGTCGTGCCGCCCTATGGGCAAATGAACGGCGGTGTTTCCACGGCCATCGAATACGCGGTGCTGGCTCTCGGCGTGCAGCACATCATTATCTGCGGGCACTCTGACTGTGGCGCCATGCGTGCAGTGCTCAACCCACAGAGCCTGGAAAAGATGCCGACGGTAAAGGCCTGGCTGCGTCATGCGGAAGTGGCGAAAACCATGGTTCAAGACAATTGCCATTGCACTGACGAAAACGAGAGCATGCATATCCTCACTGAGGAGAATGTGATCGCTCAGTTGCAGCATTTGCGCACACACCCGTCGGTGGCCTCGCGCATGGCCAATGGTCAGCTGTTTATCCATGGTTGGGTCTACAACATCGAAACCAGCGAAATCAAAGCTTACGACGCGGATCAGGGGTGTTTCCTGCCGCTCGATGGCAGTCATCCGATTCCGGTGGCGACGCCTAAAGCGCGCTTCTAA
- the prlC gene encoding oligopeptidase A, whose product MFLPACFPAKVPTVSVNNPLLQSYDLPPFSAIRAEHVQPAIEKILADNRAAIVDILQTQGTQPTWAGLVLAMDELNDRLGAAWSPVSHLNAVCNSAELREAYESCLPALSAYATELGQNRELFQAYEALANSPEAVGFDVAQKTILEHALRDFRLSGIDLPAPEQKRYADVQSKLSELGSRFSNQLLDATQAWTKHVTDEAALAGLTESAKAQMAAAAQAKELEGWLITLEFPSYYAVMTYAQDRALREEVYAAYCTRASDQGPNAGQNDNGPVMEEILDLRQELAKLLGFSSFSELSLATKMAESNDQVLSFLRDLAKRSKPFAAQDLQQLKAYAAEQGCPDLQSWDSGFYGEKLREQRYSVAQETLRAYFPIDKVLGGLFSIVQRLYGIEIAELKGFDTWHPDVRLFEIKENGQHVGRFFFDLYARANKRGGAWMDGARDHRRTINGVLQSPVANLVCNFTPADSGKPALLTHDEVTTLFHEFGHGLHHLLTRVEHAGVSGINGVAWDAVELPSQFMENWCWEPEGLALISGHYETGEPLPQDLLEKMLAAKNFQSGLMMVRQLEFSLFDFELHATHDDGRSVLQVLEGVRDEVSVMRPPAYNRFPNSFAHIFAGGYAAGYYSYKWAEVLSADAFSKFEEDGVLNAETGRAFREAILARGGSQEPMVLFVDFRGRAPSIDALLRHSGLSEDAAA is encoded by the coding sequence ATGTTTCTTCCCGCATGTTTTCCAGCCAAGGTGCCAACCGTGAGCGTGAACAACCCTCTTCTGCAGTCCTACGACCTGCCGCCGTTCTCGGCGATCCGTGCCGAACACGTGCAACCGGCCATTGAAAAGATCCTGGCTGACAACCGCGCCGCCATCGTCGATATCCTCCAAACCCAAGGCACACAACCGACCTGGGCCGGCCTGGTGCTGGCGATGGATGAACTCAACGATCGTCTGGGCGCCGCCTGGAGCCCGGTCAGCCACCTCAATGCCGTGTGCAACAGCGCCGAGTTGCGCGAAGCCTACGAGTCCTGCCTGCCGGCCTTGAGCGCATACGCCACCGAACTGGGCCAGAACCGCGAATTGTTTCAGGCCTATGAAGCGCTGGCCAACAGCCCAGAGGCCGTCGGTTTCGACGTGGCGCAGAAAACCATCCTGGAACACGCCCTGCGTGACTTCCGCCTGTCGGGTATCGACCTGCCTGCGCCAGAGCAAAAGCGTTACGCCGATGTGCAGAGCAAACTGTCGGAGCTGGGCAGCCGCTTCTCCAATCAATTGCTCGACGCCACCCAGGCCTGGACCAAGCACGTCACCGACGAAGCCGCCCTCGCCGGCCTGACAGAGTCGGCCAAGGCGCAAATGGCCGCCGCCGCGCAAGCCAAAGAGCTGGAAGGCTGGTTGATCACCCTGGAATTCCCGAGTTACTACGCGGTGATGACCTACGCCCAGGACCGCGCCCTGCGTGAAGAAGTCTACGCCGCCTACTGCACCCGTGCGTCGGACCAAGGGCCGAATGCCGGTCAGAATGACAACGGCCCGGTCATGGAAGAAATCCTCGACCTGCGTCAGGAATTGGCAAAGCTATTGGGTTTCTCCAGCTTCTCGGAGCTGAGCCTGGCCACCAAAATGGCCGAGTCCAACGATCAGGTGCTGAGTTTCTTGCGCGACCTGGCCAAACGCAGCAAGCCGTTCGCCGCCCAGGATCTGCAACAGCTCAAGGCCTATGCCGCCGAACAAGGTTGCCCGGACCTGCAAAGCTGGGACAGCGGTTTCTACGGTGAAAAACTTCGCGAACAGCGCTATAGCGTCGCCCAGGAAACCCTTCGTGCTTACTTCCCGATCGACAAGGTTCTGGGAGGCTTGTTCAGCATCGTCCAGCGCCTGTACGGCATCGAGATCGCCGAGCTGAAAGGCTTCGATACCTGGCATCCGGACGTTCGCCTGTTCGAAATCAAGGAAAACGGCCAGCACGTCGGCCGGTTCTTCTTCGACCTGTATGCCCGCGCCAACAAGCGCGGCGGTGCCTGGATGGACGGCGCTCGCGATCATCGCCGCACGATCAACGGCGTGCTGCAAAGCCCGGTGGCGAATCTGGTGTGCAATTTCACCCCGGCCGACAGCGGTAAACCGGCCCTGCTTACCCACGATGAAGTGACTACGCTGTTCCACGAATTCGGTCACGGCCTGCATCACCTGCTGACCCGCGTCGAGCATGCTGGCGTGTCCGGCATTAATGGCGTGGCTTGGGATGCGGTCGAGCTGCCAAGCCAGTTCATGGAAAACTGGTGCTGGGAGCCAGAAGGCCTGGCGCTGATTTCCGGTCACTACGAAACCGGCGAGCCGTTGCCTCAGGACTTGCTGGAGAAAATGCTCGCGGCGAAGAACTTCCAGTCCGGCCTGATGATGGTCCGCCAGTTGGAGTTCTCGCTGTTCGACTTCGAACTGCACGCCACCCACGACGACGGTCGCAGTGTGCTGCAAGTGCTCGAAGGCGTGCGCGATGAGGTCTCGGTCATGCGTCCGCCGGCCTACAACCGCTTCCCCAACAGCTTCGCCCACATCTTTGCCGGCGGTTACGCGGCGGGTTACTACAGCTATAAATGGGCTGAAGTATTGTCGGCCGATGCCTTCTCGAAGTTCGAAGAAGACGGCGTGCTCAATGCCGAGACCGGTCGTGCGTTCCGTGAAGCGATCCTGGCGCGGGGCGGTTCCCAAGAACCGATGGTGCTGTTCGTCGACTTCCGTGGCCGTGCGCCATCGATTGACGCACTCTTGCGCCACAGCGGCCTGAGTGAGGACGCGGCAGCATGA
- a CDS encoding PA0069 family radical SAM protein has protein sequence MNTPLPPRGRGTATNPHNRFAPNCSVAEDDGWYQEAPITQGTEVRIETAKTIITRNNSPDLPFDRSINPYRGCEHGCIYCYARPSHAYWDMSPGLDFETRLIAKTNAADVLEEQLSKRGYQCAPINLGSNTDPYQPIEREHRITRKTLEVLLRYRHPVTIITKGSLILRDLDLLAELAEQRLVAVMISLTTLDDELKRILEPRAAAPKARLRAIRVMREAGIPVGVLCSPMIPMINDSELESLLTEAHAAGAQSAAYMMLRLPLEVAPLFEEWLAAHYPQRAAHVLSLIRQSRGGELYDSRFGARMRGEGPFADLLAQRFAKTIKRLGLNRREGFNLDCEAFCPPGRQMSLI, from the coding sequence ATGAATACGCCTCTGCCACCCCGTGGCCGCGGTACCGCCACCAACCCGCACAACCGCTTTGCGCCTAACTGTTCAGTGGCCGAGGATGACGGCTGGTATCAGGAAGCGCCGATCACCCAAGGCACCGAGGTGCGCATTGAGACGGCGAAAACCATCATCACCCGCAATAACTCGCCAGATCTGCCGTTCGATCGTTCGATCAATCCCTATCGCGGCTGCGAGCACGGCTGCATCTATTGCTACGCACGGCCCAGCCACGCCTATTGGGATATGTCACCGGGGCTGGATTTCGAAACCAGACTGATCGCCAAGACCAACGCCGCCGATGTGCTGGAAGAACAACTGTCCAAGCGCGGCTATCAATGCGCGCCGATCAATCTGGGTTCCAATACCGATCCCTATCAGCCCATCGAACGTGAACACAGAATCACCCGCAAGACTCTCGAAGTGCTGCTGCGTTACCGCCATCCGGTGACCATCATCACCAAGGGCTCGCTGATTCTTCGCGATCTGGACTTGTTGGCCGAACTCGCCGAACAAAGGCTGGTGGCGGTGATGATCAGCCTGACCACGCTGGATGATGAACTCAAACGCATTCTCGAACCTCGCGCCGCGGCACCCAAGGCACGACTGCGGGCCATCCGGGTGATGCGCGAAGCCGGGATTCCGGTGGGAGTTTTGTGCTCACCGATGATTCCAATGATCAACGACAGCGAACTCGAAAGCCTGCTGACCGAAGCCCATGCGGCCGGCGCGCAAAGTGCGGCCTACATGATGTTGCGCCTGCCGCTGGAAGTGGCGCCGCTGTTCGAAGAGTGGCTGGCTGCCCACTATCCTCAGCGTGCAGCTCATGTGTTGAGCCTGATTCGCCAAAGCCGTGGTGGTGAGCTCTACGACAGCCGGTTCGGTGCCAGAATGCGCGGTGAAGGACCGTTTGCGGATCTGTTGGCGCAGCGCTTCGCCAAAACCATCAAACGCCTGGGGCTCAATCGTCGGGAAGGTTTCAATCTGGATTGCGAAGCCTTTTGTCCGCCGGGTCGCCAAATGTCGTTGATTTAA
- a CDS encoding YheV family putative zinc ribbon protein: MSEGSVITKKRFIAGAVCPACSEPDKLMMWSEDAVPHRECVACGYSDTLNEQGLSVPKELGTRVNTSALKVPDAKVQAVQFFPNPKLKKNPDEQH, encoded by the coding sequence ATGAGTGAGGGATCTGTGATTACCAAAAAACGCTTTATCGCCGGGGCGGTCTGCCCGGCCTGCAGCGAGCCGGACAAATTGATGATGTGGAGCGAAGACGCCGTTCCGCACCGCGAGTGCGTGGCCTGCGGTTATTCCGACACGCTGAATGAACAAGGTCTGTCGGTGCCCAAGGAATTGGGCACGCGGGTCAATACCTCGGCACTCAAGGTGCCGGACGCCAAGGTTCAGGCCGTGCAGTTTTTCCCGAACCCGAAGCTGAAGAAGAACCCAGACGAGCAACACTGA